One genomic region from Blastopirellula marina encodes:
- a CDS encoding DUF58 domain-containing protein: MSIPASQSSTTATSATRTKGPASLIDPGSLMRIKNLELRARAVVEGFLTGLHRSPYHGFSVEFTEYRQYSPGDDTRFLDWKLYGRSDRYFIKCFEDETNLRCYLLVDLSRSMGFGTLGYSKADYAKTAAATVAHFLSLQRDAVGLMTFDEAITDRIPARFRPGHVHQIMMSLERAEPGSATDIEKPLEQIAATVVKRGLVILISDLLTPIGSLNKQLGFLRARGHEVVILRVLDPRELDFQFDQPAMFHDVETGKNLFIDPDQARQKYLEQFREHSQSLQTICQNLGVELHQVSIDRSLELILFDFLADRLKRGRSAVRQRGSRSGSPA, from the coding sequence ATGAGCATCCCTGCGAGCCAGTCATCGACAACCGCCACCAGTGCCACCCGCACAAAGGGACCGGCATCGCTGATCGATCCCGGTTCGCTCATGCGCATCAAGAACCTGGAATTGCGGGCTCGCGCCGTCGTCGAAGGATTTCTGACCGGCCTGCACCGCTCGCCGTATCACGGCTTCTCGGTCGAGTTCACCGAATACCGCCAGTATTCCCCCGGCGACGATACCCGCTTCCTCGACTGGAAGCTATACGGCCGCTCCGATCGCTACTTTATTAAGTGCTTCGAAGACGAGACCAACCTGCGCTGCTATCTGCTGGTTGATCTGAGCCGTTCGATGGGCTTCGGGACGCTCGGCTACAGTAAAGCCGACTATGCCAAGACAGCGGCAGCTACCGTTGCCCATTTCCTATCACTACAGCGCGACGCCGTCGGCCTGATGACATTTGACGAAGCGATCACCGATCGCATTCCCGCGCGGTTTCGCCCCGGGCATGTCCATCAGATCATGATGAGCTTGGAACGCGCCGAACCTGGCTCCGCGACCGATATCGAAAAGCCACTTGAACAAATCGCTGCCACCGTCGTGAAGCGAGGGCTCGTCATTCTCATATCCGACCTTCTCACGCCGATCGGTTCGCTCAATAAGCAACTTGGTTTCCTCCGCGCACGCGGACACGAAGTCGTCATTCTCCGTGTGCTCGACCCGCGCGAGCTTGACTTCCAGTTTGATCAGCCTGCCATGTTTCACGATGTGGAGACGGGAAAGAATCTCTTCATCGATCCCGACCAGGCCCGGCAGAAGTATCTCGAACAGTTCCGCGAGCACTCCCAGTCGCTGCAGACGATTTGCCAGAACTTGGGTGTGGAACTCCACCAGGTCTCGATCGATCGTTCTCTGGAATTGATCTTGTTCGATTTCCTGGCCGATCGCTTGAAGCGTGGACGCTCGGCCGTGCGGCAACGTGGTTCTCGTTCCGGGAGCCCCGCATGA
- a CDS encoding AAA family ATPase, which produces MVSIEIEDQDFEQQAVEQIRIGREKILAELSKTVIGQQEVVEQLLLCLFAGGHCLITGAPGLAKTLLVNSISKIFDLEFRRIQFTPDLMPADITGTEILEETEEGRRKLQFAKGPIFANVILADEINRTPPKTQAALLEAMQEHQVTAAGVRYALEEPFFVLATQNPIEMEGTYPLPEAQLDRFMFNIWMDYLPEDDEVAVVNQTTSRKPEPISPLFSGEDVLRFHDVVRKVPIAENLVRYAVRLADASRPRRPSTPDFINQWVMWGAGIRGAQYLVLGAKARALLLGRTHVTADDIKALAHVTLRHRILVGYRAEAEGITVEKVIDQLLAAVPVPGAR; this is translated from the coding sequence ATCGTGAGCATTGAGATTGAAGACCAGGACTTCGAACAACAAGCTGTCGAGCAAATCCGCATTGGTCGCGAAAAAATCCTAGCCGAGCTATCCAAGACAGTCATTGGCCAGCAGGAAGTCGTCGAGCAGTTGCTGTTGTGCCTCTTCGCTGGCGGGCACTGCTTGATCACCGGCGCGCCCGGCCTGGCGAAAACTTTGCTCGTCAATTCGATCTCGAAGATCTTTGACCTCGAGTTCCGCCGGATTCAGTTCACCCCCGACCTGATGCCTGCCGACATCACCGGTACCGAGATCCTGGAAGAGACCGAGGAAGGCCGCCGCAAGTTGCAGTTCGCCAAAGGCCCGATTTTTGCCAATGTGATCTTGGCCGACGAAATCAACCGTACGCCCCCCAAAACCCAAGCCGCTCTGCTGGAAGCCATGCAAGAGCACCAGGTCACCGCGGCTGGCGTGCGCTACGCATTGGAAGAACCTTTCTTCGTGCTCGCCACGCAAAACCCGATCGAAATGGAAGGGACCTATCCCTTGCCGGAGGCCCAACTCGACCGGTTCATGTTCAACATCTGGATGGACTACCTCCCCGAAGATGACGAGGTAGCCGTCGTCAATCAAACGACTTCCCGCAAGCCGGAACCTATCAGTCCGTTGTTCTCCGGCGAAGACGTCCTCCGCTTCCACGATGTCGTTCGAAAGGTCCCCATCGCGGAAAACCTGGTCCGCTACGCGGTCCGTCTGGCCGATGCTTCTCGCCCTAGACGCCCCTCGACGCCTGACTTCATCAACCAGTGGGTCATGTGGGGTGCCGGGATTCGTGGGGCGCAATATCTCGTCCTTGGTGCCAAGGCCCGGGCCTTACTCCTGGGAAGAACCCACGTCACCGCCGACGACATCAAGGCCCTCGCCCACGTGACACTGCGTCACCGTATTTTGGTCGGTTATCGCGCCGAAGCAGAAGGGATCACGGTTGAAAAGGTGATCGATCAGTTACTTGCCGCCGTACCAGTGCCGGGGGCGCGATGA
- a CDS encoding DUF4159 domain-containing protein, with translation MMKSKPVRMLCLFLTITLLGGVVWAQFQDGFRSRGRFRGNSSPTSGAKNDWEIDEKFEHDAFRFARVKYTSYGWRDKWATDFPESDLNLPHRLRELTSMEVHPESVIVELTDDNLSDYPFLYIVEPGQMNLTEGEVVGLRNYLHNGGFLMVDDFWGEEEWQTFYHNIKRVFPDREPEELPLEHDIFHLVYDLAEKPMIVSIGTWMRGSETERWDADEPHYKGIFDDKGRMMVVICHNTDLGDGWEEEGVDPTYFKQYSERFAYPLGINIITYAMTH, from the coding sequence ATGATGAAATCGAAACCGGTCCGCATGCTTTGCCTTTTCCTCACGATCACGCTCTTGGGCGGCGTGGTCTGGGCACAGTTTCAGGACGGCTTTCGATCGCGGGGACGTTTTCGGGGCAACTCTTCCCCAACAAGTGGCGCTAAGAACGATTGGGAGATCGACGAGAAGTTCGAGCACGATGCGTTCCGCTTTGCTCGCGTGAAATACACCTCGTACGGCTGGCGCGACAAATGGGCGACCGACTTCCCTGAAAGTGACTTGAACCTGCCACATCGCCTGCGTGAGTTGACCTCGATGGAGGTTCACCCCGAGAGTGTCATCGTCGAATTGACCGACGATAACCTCTCTGACTACCCATTCCTCTACATCGTCGAACCGGGGCAGATGAATCTCACCGAAGGGGAAGTTGTCGGACTGCGTAACTACCTGCATAACGGCGGCTTTTTGATGGTCGACGATTTTTGGGGCGAGGAAGAGTGGCAAACCTTCTATCACAACATCAAACGCGTCTTTCCTGATCGCGAACCGGAAGAGCTTCCGCTGGAGCACGATATCTTCCACCTGGTATACGACCTGGCTGAGAAGCCGATGATCGTCAGTATCGGTACCTGGATGCGTGGCAGCGAAACCGAACGCTGGGACGCCGACGAGCCGCACTACAAAGGCATCTTCGACGACAAAGGACGGATGATGGTCGTCATTTGTCATAACACCGACCTGGGAGACGGCTGGGAAGAAGAAGGGGTCGATCCAACCTACTTCAAGCAATATTCCGAACGCTTCGCTTATCCCCTGGGGATCAACATCATCACCTACGCCATGACCCATTAA
- a CDS encoding tetratricopeptide repeat protein, with protein sequence MRLSMRTYSLASLLATLGFLFALSSAQAETLSEAKDMFRTGEYAKCIEVAATEIAGGRTFIDWYVLKTESELTLGRYADAAKTIDDAKKIAPTNLRLLWLERDVLRFNGQSKEAKEVLAQLGGQLERTSGIYRDLETSIVIGKFFLEIGADPKRIRIDLYKPIQQRAPGLPNGYIAAAELALSKNDYALAAEDFQVALKVDETNPRVLYGLARSFEPSDSEKAEAYLQEALKINPNLIPGLLMVAESHLSAERYDETEKLLGKVLEINPHEPNAWAIRAVLAHLASDNDREKECREKALAHWKDNPEVDYLIGKHLARKYRFAEAAAAQRQALQFDSDYLPAKMELSNDLLRLGKEEQGWKLAEEVFEADNYNVVAHNLSTLQEHMAKFRTLESDGFIVRMDAQEAAIYGDRVLELLREAKNVLCEKYDIELNEPIAIEIFPKQQDFAIRTFGLPGGAGFLGVCFGNVITMNSPASQGENPSNWEAVLWHEFCHVVTLNKTHNKMPRWLSEGISVYEETLRDPSWGQSISPAYREMILGDDLTPVSKLSGAFLSPPSSQHLMFAYYESALVVEFLVDQFGIEALRSILDELGKGLQINDAIARHAAPLDVVDAGFQKFIHDRAMAFAPDADFSSEDLPAPRVDELQAWLEDHPNSFPGLQQYAAALIREKKYTEALKPIDKLLELAPDYAGDGSPLAMKAQILKELGETQQELAVLEQLAELRADAIEVYQRLAEVHADAGRWDAVVVNARRIRAVNPLIQEPYLLLAKAGEQLDDGPVAIEGLSTLSSLDPYDPADIHFRLALRLHETEQDEKALRHVLLALEEAPRYRDALQLLLTLTEKRAPEPDQPSPAKDDTER encoded by the coding sequence ATGCGTCTTTCGATGCGTACGTACTCGCTGGCGAGTCTCCTCGCTACGCTGGGATTTCTATTCGCACTATCCAGTGCCCAGGCCGAGACCCTGTCGGAAGCGAAGGACATGTTTCGCACCGGCGAATATGCCAAGTGCATTGAAGTCGCCGCCACCGAGATCGCAGGGGGTCGCACGTTCATCGACTGGTATGTTCTGAAGACCGAAAGTGAACTAACACTTGGCCGATATGCCGATGCCGCCAAGACGATCGACGACGCCAAGAAGATCGCCCCAACAAACTTGCGGCTGCTGTGGCTAGAGCGTGACGTCCTCCGATTCAATGGGCAATCGAAAGAGGCCAAAGAAGTGCTCGCCCAGCTTGGTGGACAATTGGAACGTACCAGCGGTATCTATCGCGACTTGGAAACTTCGATCGTGATCGGTAAGTTCTTCCTCGAGATCGGTGCCGATCCCAAGCGTATCCGCATCGATCTTTACAAGCCAATTCAGCAGCGTGCCCCTGGCCTTCCCAACGGTTATATCGCCGCCGCCGAACTGGCCCTATCTAAGAACGACTACGCGCTCGCCGCCGAAGATTTTCAGGTTGCCTTGAAAGTCGACGAAACAAACCCACGGGTCTTGTACGGCCTGGCTCGCTCATTTGAACCGAGCGATTCCGAAAAGGCCGAGGCGTACCTCCAAGAGGCTCTCAAGATCAATCCCAACCTTATCCCTGGTCTGCTGATGGTTGCCGAAAGTCATCTATCGGCCGAGCGCTACGACGAAACCGAAAAGCTGCTGGGGAAGGTGCTGGAGATCAATCCGCATGAACCCAATGCCTGGGCTATCCGCGCCGTCCTGGCCCACCTGGCCAGCGACAACGATCGCGAAAAAGAGTGTCGCGAGAAGGCATTGGCTCACTGGAAAGACAACCCCGAAGTCGACTACCTAATCGGCAAGCACCTGGCCCGCAAGTATCGCTTCGCCGAAGCCGCCGCCGCCCAGCGTCAGGCCCTCCAGTTCGATAGCGACTACTTACCCGCCAAGATGGAACTCTCCAACGATCTGCTGCGGCTGGGCAAAGAAGAGCAAGGCTGGAAGCTGGCCGAAGAGGTGTTCGAGGCCGACAACTACAATGTCGTCGCTCACAACCTGTCGACGCTGCAAGAGCACATGGCCAAGTTTCGCACGCTTGAAAGCGACGGCTTCATCGTTCGCATGGATGCCCAGGAAGCCGCCATCTATGGTGACCGGGTTCTGGAACTATTACGCGAAGCCAAGAATGTTTTGTGCGAGAAGTACGATATCGAGTTGAACGAACCAATCGCGATCGAAATCTTCCCCAAGCAGCAAGACTTCGCCATCCGCACGTTCGGCCTTCCCGGCGGAGCAGGCTTCCTGGGGGTTTGCTTCGGCAATGTGATCACCATGAATTCGCCAGCGTCGCAAGGCGAAAACCCATCGAACTGGGAAGCCGTGCTGTGGCACGAGTTCTGTCACGTTGTCACGCTGAACAAAACCCACAACAAGATGCCCCGGTGGCTCAGCGAGGGAATCTCGGTCTATGAAGAGACCCTGCGTGACCCATCCTGGGGCCAATCGATCTCGCCTGCTTACCGGGAAATGATTCTGGGAGACGATCTCACGCCGGTCAGCAAGCTCAGTGGCGCGTTCCTTAGTCCCCCCAGTTCACAGCATCTGATGTTTGCCTATTACGAGTCGGCCCTCGTGGTCGAGTTTCTCGTCGACCAGTTTGGCATCGAAGCCCTTAGGTCGATCCTCGACGAACTCGGCAAAGGGCTACAGATCAACGACGCGATTGCCCGGCATGCGGCTCCCTTGGATGTCGTTGATGCTGGCTTCCAGAAGTTTATTCATGATCGCGCCATGGCCTTCGCACCGGATGCCGATTTCAGCAGTGAAGACCTGCCTGCGCCCCGTGTCGACGAACTTCAGGCTTGGCTGGAAGATCACCCCAATAGCTTCCCCGGGCTACAGCAGTATGCGGCAGCACTGATCCGCGAGAAGAAGTACACCGAAGCCCTCAAGCCCATCGACAAGCTCCTGGAATTAGCCCCCGACTATGCCGGGGACGGGAGTCCGTTGGCGATGAAGGCTCAGATTTTGAAAGAATTGGGCGAAACCCAACAAGAACTGGCGGTGTTAGAACAACTGGCGGAGCTGCGCGCCGACGCGATCGAAGTGTATCAGAGATTGGCCGAAGTGCACGCCGACGCAGGCCGCTGGGATGCGGTTGTCGTGAATGCTCGGCGAATTCGGGCCGTCAATCCACTTATTCAGGAGCCCTATCTCTTGTTGGCCAAAGCCGGAGAGCAACTGGATGATGGACCGGTCGCGATCGAGGGACTATCGACGCTTTCCAGCTTAGATCCCTACGATCCCGCCGACATCCATTTTCGCCTCGCCCTGCGACTGCACGAAACCGAGCAAGACGAGAAAGCACTGCGTCACGTCCTGTTGGCATTAGAAGAAGCCCCCCGTTATCGAGACGCACTGCAACTGCTTCTGACCCTCACCGAGAAGCGTGCCCCCGAGCCAGACCAGCCCTCGCCCGCCAAGGATGACACCGAGAGATGA
- a CDS encoding zinc-dependent alcohol dehydrogenase, producing MKALLLSEYKKLDVVEFDEPEIGDNDLLVTVKACGICGSDIHGYDGSTGRRQPPLVMGHEAAGVVAKVGKSVTGFKEGDRVTFDSTVSCGHCFYCRRGEINLCDNRMVLGVSCDEYRRHGAFAEYVAVPQHICYHLPASIPFNHAAMIEAVSVAVHAAGRAPVTLGDTAVVVGSGMIGLLVIQAIRLAGCSQVIAVDLDANRLEVAKKLGADVGIVASEGNVEQKVRELTGGRGADVVLEVVGATPTIKTAIGCAKKGGSIVLVGNLAPNVEFPLQAVVTRELSVYGSCASSGEYPACIDLMSRGLIRVDDMITATASLEEGVDWFARLYSGEPGAMKVIIDPTR from the coding sequence ATGAAGGCTCTCCTACTCTCGGAATACAAAAAGCTGGACGTTGTCGAGTTCGACGAGCCTGAGATCGGCGACAATGACCTGTTGGTCACTGTCAAAGCCTGCGGTATCTGCGGCAGCGATATCCACGGCTACGATGGCAGCACCGGGCGTCGTCAGCCTCCGCTAGTGATGGGACACGAAGCGGCAGGCGTTGTAGCCAAGGTCGGCAAGTCGGTGACCGGATTCAAAGAAGGAGACCGCGTCACGTTCGATTCGACCGTCTCTTGCGGTCATTGTTTCTACTGCCGCCGCGGCGAGATCAACCTGTGCGACAACCGCATGGTGCTGGGCGTTTCGTGCGACGAATACCGCCGCCACGGTGCGTTTGCCGAATACGTCGCCGTCCCTCAGCACATTTGCTACCATTTGCCGGCTTCCATTCCGTTCAATCACGCGGCCATGATCGAGGCCGTATCCGTTGCGGTTCACGCCGCCGGCCGGGCCCCAGTTACGCTGGGCGATACGGCAGTGGTTGTCGGTAGCGGCATGATCGGCCTGCTCGTCATCCAGGCCATTCGCCTGGCCGGATGCTCGCAGGTAATCGCCGTCGACTTGGACGCCAATCGTCTGGAAGTCGCCAAGAAGCTAGGTGCCGACGTCGGTATCGTCGCCAGCGAAGGGAACGTCGAACAGAAGGTTCGCGAACTGACCGGCGGCCGCGGTGCGGATGTCGTCCTGGAAGTCGTCGGGGCAACGCCTACCATCAAAACAGCCATCGGTTGCGCTAAGAAGGGTGGCTCGATTGTGTTGGTAGGCAACCTGGCCCCGAACGTCGAGTTTCCGCTGCAAGCCGTGGTAACGCGCGAGCTGTCTGTTTACGGATCGTGTGCATCAAGTGGCGAATACCCTGCGTGCATCGACCTGATGTCTCGCGGGCTCATTCGTGTCGACGACATGATCACGGCCACCGCTTCCCTGGAAGAAGGAGTCGATTGGTTTGCTCGGCTCTACTCGGGCGAGCCAGGCGCGATGAAGGTCATCATCGACCCGACCCGCTAA
- a CDS encoding DUF6807 family protein — protein sequence MNYAWLPKIALVFAVTCMGGAQRDCQAEKLRVMESDNTIVIHDGDQAILTYNKVSPPVPKGMKGVYERSGCLHPVCSPSGLSVTAMFAKDHPHQQGIFAAWVKTTYEGETIDFWNLGGGTGRVLHEKVVSTFQEDGRAGFEVDLIHRKETEPKVDVLRERWKLTTYPTDGSFRCFDLESTQSAITPHPLLINEYHYGGFAVRGPARWVINGKPEDTSEHEPSGFLNSEGSNRVEGNHQHATWVSLWGEIEGKPVSITVLSDPHNFRAPQAARIHPTKPYFCFAPCVDGEFVIDGDHPYQARYRYLVTDTMPDPKWIGEQWEKWSAESTKEGR from the coding sequence ATGAATTACGCATGGTTGCCTAAAATCGCATTGGTTTTTGCCGTCACTTGTATGGGCGGGGCACAAAGAGATTGCCAGGCCGAGAAGCTTCGCGTGATGGAGTCGGACAACACGATCGTGATTCATGACGGCGACCAGGCGATTCTCACTTATAACAAGGTCTCTCCGCCGGTTCCCAAGGGGATGAAAGGGGTTTACGAGCGGAGCGGCTGTCTGCATCCGGTTTGCTCGCCCAGTGGCCTATCGGTCACCGCGATGTTTGCCAAAGACCATCCGCATCAGCAAGGGATTTTTGCAGCCTGGGTCAAAACAACGTACGAAGGGGAGACGATCGACTTCTGGAACCTGGGTGGCGGCACCGGTCGTGTGCTACACGAGAAGGTCGTTTCGACGTTTCAGGAAGACGGCCGGGCAGGGTTCGAGGTCGACCTTATCCATCGTAAAGAAACCGAGCCGAAGGTCGACGTCCTGCGCGAGCGCTGGAAATTGACTACCTACCCAACCGATGGCAGTTTCCGCTGCTTCGATCTGGAATCGACCCAGTCGGCAATCACGCCGCACCCGCTGCTGATCAACGAGTATCATTACGGAGGCTTCGCTGTTCGGGGGCCTGCTCGCTGGGTGATCAATGGAAAGCCTGAAGATACGTCAGAACACGAGCCAAGTGGATTCCTCAACAGCGAAGGGTCGAATCGAGTCGAAGGGAACCACCAACACGCGACGTGGGTTAGTTTGTGGGGAGAGATCGAGGGCAAGCCGGTCAGCATTACCGTGCTGAGCGATCCGCACAACTTCCGAGCCCCTCAGGCCGCGCGCATCCATCCCACGAAGCCTTACTTCTGTTTCGCGCCATGCGTCGACGGCGAGTTCGTGATCGACGGCGACCATCCGTATCAGGCACGGTACCGCTACTTGGTTACCGACACGATGCCGGATCCGAAATGGATCGGCGAGCAGTGGGAAAAGTGGTCGGCCGAATCGACGAAAGAGGGACGTTAA
- a CDS encoding YebC/PmpR family DNA-binding transcriptional regulator — MGRSFENRKHSIAKTAAQKSKLYSKYGKMLYVAAKNGVPDPESNPSLKSLMEKAKREQVPAHVIDKALEKAKGAGGEDYSEARYEGFGPGGCSVIVDCLTDNPNRTITDVRNCFNKCNAKLGNSGSVSHLFDHLAVFSFKGGEQDQVLEAMLEADVDVDDVEEEDGQLTVFTAATDFFKAKQALLDAIPDIELEVQEITFIAQASTELTGDDAKAFEKFLDMLDDCEDVQNVYHSAQIPD, encoded by the coding sequence ATGGGAAGAAGCTTCGAAAACCGGAAGCATTCGATTGCTAAGACGGCCGCCCAAAAGTCCAAGCTTTACTCCAAGTACGGCAAGATGCTGTACGTTGCGGCGAAGAATGGGGTCCCTGATCCTGAGTCAAACCCTTCGCTCAAGAGCTTAATGGAAAAGGCAAAGCGAGAGCAGGTGCCTGCCCACGTGATCGATAAGGCCTTGGAAAAGGCCAAAGGGGCAGGGGGCGAGGATTACTCGGAAGCTCGGTACGAAGGTTTCGGCCCTGGTGGCTGCAGCGTGATTGTTGACTGCCTGACCGACAACCCCAATCGCACGATCACCGACGTTCGTAACTGCTTCAACAAGTGTAATGCCAAGTTAGGGAATTCTGGATCGGTCTCACACTTGTTCGATCATCTGGCCGTTTTCTCGTTCAAAGGTGGCGAGCAAGACCAGGTTCTCGAAGCGATGCTCGAGGCAGACGTCGATGTCGATGATGTCGAGGAAGAAGATGGCCAATTGACGGTCTTCACCGCGGCCACCGATTTCTTCAAAGCCAAGCAGGCCCTGCTGGATGCCATTCCCGATATCGAACTGGAAGTTCAGGAAATCACGTTTATTGCCCAGGCCAGTACCGAACTAACCGGCGACGATGCCAAGGCATTCGAGAAGTTCCTGGACATGCTCGATGACTGTGAAGACGTCCAGAATGTCTACCACAGCGCTCAGATTCCTGATTAG
- a CDS encoding LuxR C-terminal-related transcriptional regulator, which translates to MLTPSSNIGLLESCVDQRKRLHDGLQDSTRHIYCLKSIEDLKQSKMVFDALVIDLDFDSGRGEALISELCQGTELTSILISARESQLHQALHCLELGAMSVLEKPFDLQRSKVVVDQAILGTRLRRKTRRERQVLGERIALLTDRQREVFRLMVSGKHVKEIALEMGIGIKTVHTFRTQLFDKLDIDSPLQLIRDVAMVFGRRGLAMLSTSVDDQTIALLVQQVRQPKFVDIPA; encoded by the coding sequence TTGCTTACACCAAGTTCCAACATCGGTCTGCTTGAATCGTGTGTCGATCAGCGAAAGCGGTTGCATGACGGATTACAGGATAGCACTCGGCATATTTACTGCCTGAAGAGTATCGAAGACCTGAAGCAATCCAAAATGGTTTTCGATGCGCTGGTGATTGATTTGGATTTCGACAGTGGCCGCGGCGAAGCGTTAATTTCGGAACTATGCCAGGGGACGGAACTTACATCGATCCTGATCTCGGCACGAGAATCGCAACTGCATCAGGCGTTACACTGCCTGGAACTGGGGGCGATGTCGGTTTTAGAGAAGCCATTTGATCTGCAACGGTCGAAAGTGGTCGTCGATCAGGCGATACTGGGGACGCGGTTGCGTCGTAAGACTCGTCGCGAACGGCAGGTACTTGGCGAGCGCATTGCCTTGTTGACGGACCGCCAACGCGAGGTTTTCCGCCTAATGGTATCAGGCAAGCACGTAAAAGAAATTGCCCTGGAAATGGGAATCGGCATCAAGACCGTACATACGTTTCGGACACAACTTTTCGACAAGCTCGATATCGACTCGCCCCTGCAACTCATTCGCGATGTCGCCATGGTATTCGGACGACGAGGTCTCGCGATGTTAAGTACCTCTGTAGACGATCAGACTATCGCACTGCTAGTTCAGCAAGTTAGACAGCCGAAGTTCGTTGACATTCCGGCTTAG
- a CDS encoding polysaccharide biosynthesis/export family protein: MLAILRFSTKAIYGLLVVSALVICSGCYAPLVSAGVPASTLPEEFRLPLRTGGTPLNYTMLTAPPPKDYLLGPEDVLEVTVPELFPNGEYRPLLVQVMGSGHIQLPLVGSVPVGGMNLAEAQSEITRAYAAGFFNSPTVSISLAQKATFSVVVLGKVANPGVTELPRYENDVAHAVALAGGLTEDAAEAIEIHRRAHGVTPEVVKIDLRGMDNLNFGPHDVILHEGDVVVIPNRRNEVFYVVGKLNPTNVVRFSAGERERELGGGFILPRDREVDVVTAVAMAGYIDPIESPTTVTVHRQIPGQSPMLIRVDLIKARKCREENINVCPGDIIYLNPDANWYFRRTFDRLIDDVLLFPYRSVWGF, translated from the coding sequence ATGCTAGCAATTCTGCGCTTCAGCACGAAGGCAATCTATGGCCTGCTTGTGGTAAGCGCGCTAGTCATCTGCTCAGGCTGCTACGCTCCGCTGGTTAGCGCCGGCGTGCCTGCTAGCACGCTGCCTGAGGAGTTTCGTCTTCCGCTACGCACCGGTGGTACCCCGCTGAATTACACGATGCTGACGGCACCGCCCCCGAAAGATTACCTGTTGGGACCGGAAGACGTGCTAGAAGTGACGGTTCCCGAATTGTTTCCCAATGGCGAGTACCGCCCACTGTTGGTGCAGGTCATGGGATCGGGGCACATTCAGCTTCCGCTCGTGGGATCGGTGCCCGTCGGCGGTATGAATCTCGCCGAGGCTCAATCAGAAATTACACGAGCCTACGCCGCAGGCTTCTTTAATTCTCCGACAGTAAGTATTTCTCTTGCCCAGAAGGCAACGTTCAGCGTGGTTGTTTTGGGCAAGGTCGCGAATCCCGGGGTCACCGAGCTTCCACGCTACGAAAATGATGTCGCTCACGCGGTTGCACTGGCTGGTGGTCTCACCGAAGACGCAGCTGAAGCGATCGAGATTCATCGGCGAGCACACGGCGTAACACCGGAGGTGGTAAAGATCGATCTGCGGGGAATGGACAACCTCAACTTCGGTCCGCACGACGTCATCTTGCATGAAGGGGATGTCGTGGTGATTCCCAACCGCCGAAACGAAGTGTTCTACGTCGTCGGTAAATTGAATCCTACGAATGTCGTGCGATTTTCAGCCGGGGAACGTGAACGGGAACTCGGTGGCGGTTTCATCCTGCCGCGAGATCGCGAGGTCGACGTTGTCACGGCCGTGGCCATGGCAGGCTATATCGATCCGATCGAGTCTCCCACGACGGTCACCGTGCATCGACAGATTCCAGGCCAATCGCCCATGCTAATTCGGGTCGACCTGATCAAGGCCCGCAAGTGCCGGGAAGAGAATATCAATGTTTGCCCAGGCGATATCATCTATCTGAACCCGGATGCAAACTGGTACTTCCGCCGCACGTTCGATCGCCTGATCGACGACGTGCTCCTGTTCCCCTATCGAAGTGTGTGGGGATTTTAG